Proteins encoded in a region of the Deefgea piscis genome:
- the hrpA gene encoding ATP-dependent RNA helicase HrpA — protein MNLDFRALRAHIADCLSNDYPTLSRQLQQCSDRQKKQQDFAPQLAELQAGIERSLAKAQLRRERLPKPEYDDSLPVNQRRDEIKAAIAKHQVVIICGETGSGKTTQLPKICLELGRGVRGLIGHTQPRRLAARSVASRIAQELNSETGSIVGYKVRFTDKSSPSSYIKLMTDGILLAETLSDRYLNQYDTIIIDEAHERSLNIDFLLGYLKQLLPRRPDLKVIVTSATIDSDRFSQHFNNAPVLEVSGRTFPVEVRYKALASKDEDDQEIEMEEAIAQAVDELWRKDGSGDVLVFLPGEREIRETAEELRKAKLRDAEILPLFARLSNEDQQRIFRPSSTGRRIVLATNVAETSLTVPGIRYVIDSGQARINRYSPRAKVEQLLIEKISQASARQRAGRCGRVASGICVRLYSEQDFLLRSEFTDPEITRSSLAGVILRMAALKLGNVDQFPFLEAPSSKLISDGYQQLRELGAVTESDTLTDIGRQLSRLPVDPRVGRMLLAGRDEGCLKEMLIITSGLSLQDPRERPYDARAAADQAHAKFNEEKSDFLSYLRLWDFFEKLLADKTTNRQLVQDCHRSFLSYLRLREWRELHKQLSDMVISDEVSDSRSRHAPFRLNEKPATFEQIHKALITGLLGNLGFKQPENDEYLGARGLKFNVFPGSSLKKARPKWIVAAELVETSKLYARCVAVIEPEWVEKLAPHLIKKQYFDPHWSKDSAQVNASLRITLYGLPIVARRQVHYGSINPTEAREMFIREALVRFNYNSKAKFFEHNFAMLLDVEELEHKARRQDVLVDENALFAFFDSRIPQDIVNGAGFEAWRKGAEKLNPQLLYLQKDDLMQHSAAAVTEEQYPEFFRLHDVKLPLGYRFEPGHILDGVTITLPLHLLNRVNHATFDWLVPGLIREKITLLIKSLPKSIRRLCVPVPEFATKMLTALETASREEPLLPQLAQCITRGVGQPVSADELNPNDLPLHLRMNFRVIDDAGQELAQGRDLIAIRAQLGEAAQLTFRDTADETTGIEKSGITKWDFGDLPNKLSFQRHGKAMTGYPGLVPDEEVAADGSRKDCVAIRLFDTEHAANEAHRAGVIRLLQFELKDHLKQLPKSLPNFNQLAIHFRSLGNSDELMADVIACICNRAFLGDDEAPRTMKAFNEQKSRARVRLPSVRDGVLRILNEIAPDFVALSGLLAKGGNIQNELKTQLATLIYPRFLSATPWEQMPRLPLYIKAMKIRLEKRAQNPSRDGQRGAEVNELMARYIAEIGKWQKEGRDTAKLLPFRWMIEELRIGLFAQELKTPYPVSLKRLNKVWDELTKR, from the coding sequence ATGAATCTGGATTTTCGCGCCCTACGCGCACACATCGCTGACTGTCTATCCAATGACTACCCCACGCTTTCTCGCCAACTCCAGCAATGCAGTGATCGGCAGAAAAAGCAGCAAGATTTCGCGCCGCAACTTGCAGAGCTGCAAGCCGGAATCGAGAGATCACTCGCCAAAGCCCAGCTGCGCCGAGAACGCCTGCCCAAGCCTGAATACGACGACAGCCTGCCCGTTAATCAGCGGCGAGACGAGATTAAAGCGGCGATTGCCAAGCATCAAGTCGTGATTATTTGCGGCGAAACCGGCTCGGGTAAAACCACGCAATTGCCGAAAATCTGCCTTGAGCTGGGCCGTGGTGTCCGTGGGCTGATTGGGCACACTCAACCACGTCGCTTGGCGGCACGCTCGGTGGCCAGCCGTATCGCACAAGAGCTCAATAGCGAAACCGGCAGCATCGTCGGCTATAAAGTCCGATTTACCGATAAAAGCTCACCGTCGTCGTACATCAAATTGATGACCGACGGGATTTTGCTCGCCGAAACGCTATCTGATCGCTACCTCAATCAATACGACACCATCATCATCGACGAGGCGCACGAGCGCAGCTTAAATATTGATTTTTTGCTCGGCTACCTCAAGCAATTACTCCCGCGCCGCCCCGACCTCAAAGTCATCGTTACCTCAGCGACCATTGATTCGGATCGCTTTAGCCAGCATTTTAACAATGCACCGGTACTCGAAGTCTCTGGCCGCACCTTCCCGGTTGAAGTGCGCTACAAAGCACTCGCCAGCAAAGACGAAGACGACCAAGAAATCGAAATGGAAGAAGCCATCGCCCAAGCGGTGGATGAGTTGTGGCGCAAAGACGGTAGCGGCGATGTGCTGGTATTTTTGCCCGGCGAGCGCGAAATCCGCGAAACCGCCGAAGAACTACGCAAAGCCAAATTGCGTGACGCTGAAATTTTGCCACTGTTTGCCCGATTATCCAATGAAGACCAGCAGCGGATCTTTCGCCCGAGCAGCACTGGCCGACGTATCGTGCTGGCAACCAATGTGGCCGAGACGTCCTTAACGGTACCCGGCATCCGATACGTCATCGACAGCGGCCAAGCGCGAATTAACCGCTACAGCCCGCGCGCCAAAGTCGAACAGTTACTAATCGAAAAAATCTCGCAAGCCTCAGCTCGCCAGCGCGCAGGTCGCTGCGGGCGCGTCGCTAGCGGCATTTGCGTGCGCTTGTATTCAGAGCAAGACTTTTTGCTGCGTTCAGAATTTACCGATCCAGAAATCACCCGCTCCAGTTTAGCCGGCGTTATTTTGCGCATGGCCGCACTTAAACTCGGCAATGTCGATCAGTTTCCATTCTTAGAAGCGCCGTCAAGCAAACTTATTTCTGATGGGTATCAACAGCTACGCGAATTAGGTGCTGTGACCGAGAGCGATACCCTCACTGATATCGGCCGACAATTATCCCGCCTGCCGGTAGACCCACGCGTTGGCCGCATGCTACTGGCTGGGCGTGATGAGGGCTGCCTGAAAGAAATGCTGATTATTACCTCAGGTCTATCGCTGCAAGATCCACGCGAGCGCCCGTATGATGCGCGCGCTGCAGCCGATCAAGCGCACGCCAAGTTTAATGAAGAAAAATCCGACTTTTTATCCTATTTGCGTTTGTGGGATTTCTTTGAAAAACTGCTGGCCGACAAAACCACCAACCGCCAGCTAGTCCAAGATTGTCACCGGTCGTTCTTGTCCTACTTGCGCTTACGCGAATGGCGCGAGCTACACAAACAATTGTCCGATATGGTGATTAGCGACGAGGTCAGCGATTCGCGCAGCCGCCATGCACCGTTCCGCCTGAACGAAAAGCCCGCGACATTTGAGCAAATTCATAAAGCCTTGATTACCGGCTTGCTCGGCAATTTAGGCTTTAAACAACCGGAAAACGACGAATACCTTGGCGCTCGCGGCCTTAAATTTAATGTGTTTCCCGGCTCTAGCCTAAAAAAAGCTCGGCCTAAATGGATTGTCGCCGCTGAACTGGTTGAAACCAGCAAGCTGTACGCACGCTGCGTTGCGGTGATTGAACCGGAATGGGTGGAAAAACTCGCGCCGCATCTCATCAAAAAACAATATTTTGACCCGCACTGGAGCAAAGACAGCGCGCAAGTGAATGCATCGCTAAGGATTACGCTGTATGGCTTACCGATTGTCGCCCGCCGGCAAGTACACTACGGCAGTATCAATCCCACTGAGGCGCGCGAGATGTTTATTCGCGAAGCCTTAGTGCGCTTTAATTACAACTCCAAAGCCAAGTTTTTTGAGCATAACTTTGCCATGCTGCTCGACGTTGAAGAGCTCGAGCACAAAGCGCGTCGCCAAGACGTCTTGGTCGATGAAAATGCCTTATTTGCTTTTTTTGATTCGCGCATTCCGCAAGACATTGTTAATGGCGCCGGCTTTGAAGCTTGGCGTAAAGGTGCAGAAAAACTCAATCCGCAACTGCTGTATCTGCAAAAAGACGATTTAATGCAGCACAGCGCGGCAGCGGTGACTGAGGAGCAATACCCTGAGTTTTTCCGCCTGCATGATGTCAAACTACCACTGGGGTATCGCTTTGAACCCGGCCATATCCTTGATGGTGTGACCATTACCCTACCCTTGCATTTACTTAACCGCGTCAATCACGCTACGTTTGATTGGCTGGTACCAGGGCTGATTCGCGAAAAAATCACCTTATTGATTAAGTCGCTCCCCAAATCGATCCGCCGCCTGTGCGTACCGGTGCCGGAATTTGCTACCAAAATGCTCACGGCACTGGAAACAGCCAGCCGTGAAGAACCGTTATTACCGCAACTGGCGCAATGCATTACTCGTGGCGTAGGCCAACCCGTTAGCGCTGACGAGCTCAACCCCAATGATTTGCCACTGCATTTGCGGATGAACTTCCGGGTGATCGATGATGCTGGGCAAGAACTCGCCCAAGGCCGTGACTTAATCGCGATTCGCGCCCAATTGGGCGAAGCCGCCCAACTCACCTTCCGCGATACGGCCGATGAAACCACCGGCATTGAAAAATCAGGCATTACCAAATGGGATTTTGGTGACCTACCGAATAAACTGAGCTTTCAGCGCCACGGCAAAGCCATGACCGGCTATCCCGGACTCGTGCCCGATGAAGAAGTCGCCGCTGATGGTAGCCGCAAAGACTGCGTCGCCATCCGCTTATTTGATACCGAACATGCCGCCAATGAAGCACATCGCGCTGGCGTGATTCGACTATTGCAATTTGAGCTGAAAGATCACCTCAAACAACTACCAAAAAGCCTACCCAATTTTAATCAACTGGCGATTCATTTTCGCAGCCTAGGCAATAGCGATGAGCTGATGGCCGACGTGATTGCCTGCATTTGCAACCGCGCTTTTCTCGGTGACGATGAAGCGCCACGCACAATGAAAGCGTTTAACGAGCAAAAAAGCCGCGCTCGCGTGCGCCTACCCTCGGTGCGAGATGGCGTGTTGCGGATTTTAAATGAGATTGCCCCTGACTTTGTCGCCCTCAGCGGCTTGTTAGCCAAAGGTGGCAATATTCAAAATGAACTTAAAACCCAATTGGCCACGCTGATTTATCCGAGATTTTTAAGCGCAACGCCGTGGGAGCAAATGCCGCGTTTACCGCTGTATATCAAAGCGATGAAAATACGCTTAGAAAAACGCGCGCAAAACCCATCGCGAGATGGTCAACGTGGTGCCGAGGTCAATGAGCTAATGGCAAGGTATATCGCTGAAATCGGCAAGTGGCAAAAAGAAGGTCGTGATACCGCCAAATTACTGCCGTTTAGATGGATGATTGAAGAATTGCGCATTGGCCTGTTTGCGCAAGAATTAAAAACGCCGTATCCGGTATCGCTCAAGCGCTTAAACAAAGTCTGGGATGAGCTCACCAAACGCTAA